One stretch of Variovorax sp. TBS-050B DNA includes these proteins:
- the fliG gene encoding flagellar motor switch protein FliG has protein sequence MSEAGTRKAAILLMSLGEDRAAATLHHMPATEVQALGAAMAKLSQVSKDELAAVLAEFRLETEQLSALHLGSGSYIRAVLRKALGDDRASNLLEDILQPDEPHGGIERLNDLEASEVVELVRDEHPQILATLLVHLDRKKASEVLEKLPERLRHDVILRVATFGGVQPAALAELTDVLTEMLSGEGLKRSRLGGARTAAEIVNLMNSAQEEDAIAHVRAHDEALAQRIVEEMFVFENLLDLEDRFIQRLLKDIESDSLIVALKGSAPELREKFLRNMSQRAAETLREDIELRGPVRVSQVETEQKAILQVVRRLADAGEIVVSTPGTDDFV, from the coding sequence ATGAGCGAAGCAGGCACCCGAAAGGCCGCGATTCTGCTGATGTCCCTCGGCGAGGACCGCGCCGCCGCCACGCTGCACCACATGCCCGCCACCGAAGTGCAGGCGCTGGGCGCCGCGATGGCCAAGCTGAGCCAGGTCTCGAAAGACGAACTGGCAGCCGTGCTGGCCGAGTTCCGGCTCGAGACCGAGCAGCTCTCCGCGCTGCACCTGGGCTCGGGCAGCTACATCCGCGCCGTGCTGCGCAAGGCGCTCGGCGACGACCGCGCGAGCAACCTGCTCGAGGACATCCTGCAGCCCGACGAGCCGCACGGCGGCATCGAACGCCTGAACGACCTCGAAGCGAGCGAAGTGGTGGAGCTGGTGCGCGACGAGCATCCGCAGATCCTCGCGACGCTGCTGGTCCACCTCGACCGCAAGAAGGCTTCCGAAGTGCTCGAGAAGCTGCCCGAGCGGCTGCGCCACGACGTGATCCTGCGCGTGGCCACCTTCGGCGGCGTACAGCCCGCGGCGCTGGCCGAGCTGACCGACGTGCTGACCGAGATGCTCTCGGGCGAAGGCCTGAAGCGCAGCCGCCTGGGCGGCGCGCGCACCGCCGCCGAGATCGTGAACCTGATGAACAGCGCGCAGGAAGAGGACGCCATCGCCCATGTGCGCGCCCACGACGAGGCGCTGGCCCAGCGCATCGTCGAGGAGATGTTCGTGTTCGAGAACCTGCTCGACCTGGAAGACCGCTTCATCCAGCGTCTGCTCAAGGACATCGAGTCCGATTCGCTCATCGTCGCGCTCAAGGGCTCGGCGCCGGAACTGCGCGAGAAGTTCCTCAGGAACATGTCGCAGCGCGCGGCCGAAACGCTGCGCGAGGACATCGAACTGCGCGGCCCGGTGCGCGTCTCGCAGGTCGAGACCGAGCAGAAGGCCATCCTGCAGGTGGTTCGCCGCCTGGCGGATGCGGGCGAGATCGTCGTTTCCACGCCTGGCACCGATGACTTCGTCTGA
- the fliH gene encoding flagellar assembly protein FliH — MTSSDATFGSAAARPRLSAWQRWEMGALEADARAARASAPPPPAPPRRDPALLAREAELQRLRQEARAAGEAEGRREGWAQGHAEGHAEGLAAGLAGAAAHAEQLRALAASLPAALQSAEGELSQAILALALDVARQVIHRTLRVDHDWVLALVQDLLHTEPALQGEPRLLLHPDDVQLVKNSLGSELQSAGWQLRADDSLARGSCRVRCASGEIDATLETRWKRVVGAFSPYADAEGA; from the coding sequence ATGACTTCGTCTGACGCCACCTTCGGTTCCGCCGCCGCGCGCCCGCGCCTGTCGGCCTGGCAGCGCTGGGAAATGGGTGCACTCGAGGCCGACGCGCGCGCCGCCCGCGCGAGCGCACCGCCGCCTCCGGCGCCGCCGCGCCGCGACCCGGCCCTGCTCGCACGCGAGGCCGAGCTGCAGCGCCTGCGGCAGGAAGCCCGTGCCGCGGGCGAGGCCGAGGGCCGCCGCGAAGGCTGGGCCCAGGGCCATGCCGAAGGCCACGCCGAGGGGCTGGCCGCCGGCCTCGCGGGCGCCGCCGCCCATGCCGAACAACTGCGCGCGCTGGCCGCCTCGCTGCCGGCCGCCCTGCAGAGCGCCGAGGGCGAGCTCTCGCAGGCGATCCTCGCGCTCGCGCTCGACGTGGCGCGCCAGGTGATCCACCGCACGCTGCGCGTCGATCACGACTGGGTGCTCGCGCTGGTGCAGGACCTGCTGCACACCGAACCCGCGTTGCAGGGCGAACCGCGCCTGCTGCTGCATCCCGACGACGTGCAGCTCGTGAAGAACAGCCTCGGCAGCGAACTGCAGTCGGCCGGCTGGCAGCTGCGCGCCGACGACTCGCTGGCGCGCGGCAGCTGCCGCGTGCGCTGCGCGAGCGGCGAGATCGACGCCACGCTCGAAACCCGCTGGAAGCGCGTGGTCGGCGCCTTCTCCCCCTATGCCGATGCCGAAGGTGCCTGA